Below is a genomic region from Oceanispirochaeta sp. M1.
ATTACCGGCTTCCCTATTTTACGATTTCACCGACTTTCTCAATCTGTAAAGTCCATGGCTATCTAAGCGGTGAACAATTCAGCTGCCCTATCTGTAAAGAAGAAGAAGAGCAGAGAATAAAGGCAAAAATCAAAGAACTTGAAATTGAAAAAACCGAATTACTGGCGGGAGAGAAGAAATGAAAGAAAGCAGAGCTGTTAAGATCGATCAGGAGATATCCAAATTGAAGGATGACCTGAATCATGTGGAAGGTTCCACTACTGAGGTTTATGCCAGAATTGTCGGATATTACAGATCAGTAAAAAACTGGAACATCGGTAAAAAAGAAGAGTATAAAGAGAGAGTCCCCTTCTCTAAAATTGAGAAGGAGACAGAAGTTCTTGTTGAAGAGCTCTCTCCCGTTACTGATAAGATTATCAATGACATTACATCAATTAACTCAAAGAAAATCAGCAGATACAGTTATTTCTATCGTACAAGCT
It encodes:
- the nrdD gene encoding thioredoxin family protein — translated: MKESRAVKIDQEISKLKDDLNHVEGSTTEVYARIVGYYRSVKNWNIGKKEEYKERVPFSKIEKETEVLVEELSPVTDKIINDITSINSKKISRYSYFYRTSCPNCPAMKDVLNQLSLDGEEINVDMETGMEAASEDLVFAAPTVIFRSSKGEEIFRTGHPGDVIDLFKLESVSA